A window of Tautonia plasticadhaerens contains these coding sequences:
- a CDS encoding helix-turn-helix domain-containing protein: protein MALLRLTDAERGHLRGLAKRSDDRRVIHRALALLDLDSGSAPEAVAARLGVGRSTVYGWVARYRSERRAAPSLADRPRAGRPPTTGRAAAALAEAALASDPRAAGYRHTTWAVPLLVAHLKRPAGREASGTTIRRALHGPGYRWNRPRFVRSRRSPTWRQAKGG, encoded by the coding sequence ATGGCCCTCCTCAGGCTGACCGACGCCGAGCGCGGCCACCTTCGCGGCCTGGCGAAGCGGTCCGATGACCGCCGCGTCATCCACCGGGCCTTGGCCCTGCTGGACCTCGACTCCGGCTCGGCCCCCGAGGCCGTGGCCGCCCGCCTCGGCGTCGGCCGCTCCACCGTCTACGGCTGGGTCGCACGCTACCGGTCCGAGCGCCGGGCGGCCCCGTCGCTGGCCGACCGGCCGCGTGCCGGGCGCCCTCCCACCACCGGGCGGGCCGCCGCCGCGCTGGCCGAGGCGGCGCTGGCCTCCGACCCCCGCGCCGCCGGCTACCGCCACACCACCTGGGCGGTCCCCCTGCTGGTCGCCCACCTCAAGCGGCCGGCCGGCCGCGAGGCCAGCGGCACGACCATACGCCGCGCCCTGCACGGGCCGGGCTACCGCTGGAACCGGCCCCGCTTCGTCCGTTCGCGCCGCTCGCCGACCTGGCGGCAGGCAAAGGGGGGCTGA
- a CDS encoding ISAzo13 family transposase codes for MGNPVTQTIEAKYTTLRPLLDERARRLWAAVEARALGRGGIIRVAEATGLSRGTILAGLRELDTPAPPDEGRPPTGRLRRLGGGRKLLVDHDPDLLRDLEALVDPVTRGDPMSPLRWTCKSAAKLAEGLRTRGHAVGERTVNRLLHDLGYSLQGGRKTIEGKGHPDRDAQFRHINRRVKAFQRQGQPVVSVDAKEKELVGRYRNDGREWQAEGEPQEVKVHDFIDKDLGKAIPYGIDDLAADVGWVSVGVDHDTAEFAVESLRRWWRDMRSRAYPQAGRLLITADGGSSNGSRCRLWKSGLQRLADEIGRDISVCHFPPGTSKWDEIEHRMSCHITENWRGRPLVSREVVVNLIGCTTTKTGLEIEAELDGGSDPTGREVTDQQMEGLSIKRERFHGEWNYTIRPRQ; via the coding sequence GTGGGGAACCCCGTGACGCAGACCATCGAGGCGAAGTACACCACCCTCCGGCCCCTCCTCGATGAGCGGGCTCGTCGCCTCTGGGCCGCCGTGGAGGCCCGAGCCCTCGGGCGGGGCGGCATCATCCGGGTCGCCGAGGCCACGGGCCTCTCACGGGGCACCATCCTGGCGGGGCTGCGGGAACTCGACACCCCGGCCCCGCCGGACGAGGGGCGTCCCCCGACCGGGCGGTTACGCCGCCTGGGGGGCGGACGGAAGCTGCTGGTCGATCACGACCCGGACCTGCTGCGTGACCTCGAAGCCCTGGTCGATCCGGTGACCCGAGGCGACCCGATGTCCCCGCTGCGGTGGACCTGCAAGAGTGCGGCCAAGCTGGCCGAGGGGCTCCGGACCCGGGGGCATGCCGTCGGCGAGCGGACGGTCAACCGGTTGTTGCACGACCTGGGCTATAGCCTCCAGGGCGGCCGCAAGACGATCGAGGGCAAGGGCCACCCCGACCGGGATGCCCAGTTCCGGCACATCAACCGGCGGGTCAAGGCGTTCCAGCGGCAGGGGCAGCCGGTCGTCTCGGTCGACGCCAAGGAGAAGGAGCTGGTGGGCCGCTATCGCAACGACGGGCGGGAGTGGCAGGCCGAGGGCGAGCCCCAGGAGGTGAAGGTCCACGACTTCATCGACAAGGACCTGGGCAAGGCGATCCCCTACGGCATCGACGACTTGGCGGCCGACGTCGGATGGGTCAGCGTCGGGGTCGATCACGACACGGCCGAGTTCGCCGTGGAGTCGCTCCGGCGATGGTGGCGGGACATGAGGAGCCGGGCCTACCCGCAGGCGGGGCGGCTGCTGATCACGGCCGATGGCGGCAGCTCGAACGGGAGCCGATGCCGGCTGTGGAAGTCGGGGTTGCAGCGGCTGGCCGACGAGATCGGGCGGGACATCTCGGTGTGCCACTTCCCGCCGGGGACGAGCAAGTGGGACGAGATCGAGCACCGGATGTCCTGCCACATCACGGAGAACTGGCGGGGCAGGCCGCTGGTGAGCCGGGAGGTCGTGGTCAACCTGATCGGGTGCACGACGACGAAGACGGGCTTGGAGATCGAAGCCGAGTTGGATGGGGGTAGCGACCCGACCGGTCGAGAGGTCACGGACCAGCAGATGGAGGGGCTATCCATCAAGCGGGAGAGATTCCACGGCGAGTGGAACTACACCATCCGGCCCAGGCAGTAA
- a CDS encoding IS110 family RNA-guided transposase, with the protein MPATHDRDHSTASTPTLYLAFELGWTTWKLAFADAPARAPRQVTIPARDTDALRREIARARRRLGLPDDAPVRSVFEAGRDGFWLHRYLIHHGHENLVVDPASIEVNRRARRAKSDGLDVVKLLAMLQRHHGGERGLWAVVNVPAPEDEDRRAPQRELMALKAERTEHSNRIKGLLAHLGLAFVVDGRLPERLAALRQWDGRPVPEHTAARLLREFERWKLVDAQVRDRENAQRRAVRDDAAPHVEQVRRLMDLKGVGPVGAWLLVQEIFGWRRIKNRRELASLVGLVPTPYQSGSSHREQGISKAGNRRVRWMLVELAWMWLQYQPRSALSRWYHERFGSGNARARKVGIVALARKLLVAFWKYLEFGEAPEGAEMVPWRKKLNGRLPAGTG; encoded by the coding sequence ATGCCAGCGACCCACGACCGCGATCATAGCACGGCCTCCACCCCGACGCTCTACCTGGCCTTCGAGCTGGGCTGGACCACCTGGAAGCTCGCCTTCGCCGACGCACCGGCCCGCGCCCCGCGTCAGGTCACCATCCCGGCCCGCGACACCGACGCCCTCCGGCGTGAGATCGCCCGGGCCCGCCGACGCCTCGGCCTGCCCGACGACGCGCCGGTCCGCTCGGTCTTCGAGGCCGGCCGCGATGGCTTCTGGCTGCATCGCTACCTGATCCACCACGGCCACGAGAACCTCGTCGTCGACCCGGCCAGCATCGAGGTCAACCGCCGCGCCCGCCGCGCCAAGAGCGACGGCCTGGACGTCGTCAAGCTGCTGGCCATGCTCCAGCGGCACCACGGCGGCGAGCGCGGGCTGTGGGCCGTGGTGAACGTCCCCGCGCCCGAGGACGAGGACCGCCGCGCCCCGCAGCGCGAGCTGATGGCCCTGAAGGCCGAGCGGACCGAGCACTCCAACCGGATCAAGGGGCTGCTGGCCCACCTCGGCCTGGCGTTCGTCGTCGACGGCCGCCTGCCCGAGCGGCTGGCCGCCCTGCGGCAGTGGGACGGCCGCCCGGTGCCCGAGCACACGGCGGCGCGGCTGCTCCGCGAGTTCGAGCGATGGAAGCTCGTCGACGCCCAGGTCCGCGACCGCGAGAACGCCCAGCGGCGGGCCGTCCGCGACGACGCGGCGCCGCACGTCGAGCAGGTCCGCCGGCTGATGGACCTCAAGGGGGTCGGTCCGGTGGGGGCCTGGCTGCTGGTGCAGGAGATCTTCGGGTGGCGTCGGATCAAGAACCGCCGCGAGTTGGCCAGCCTGGTGGGCCTGGTGCCGACGCCGTACCAGAGCGGCTCGTCGCACCGCGAGCAGGGCATCAGCAAGGCGGGCAACCGGCGGGTGCGGTGGATGCTGGTGGAACTGGCCTGGATGTGGCTCCAGTACCAGCCGCGGAGCGCGCTGAGCCGGTGGTATCACGAGCGGTTCGGCTCGGGCAACGCGCGGGCGCGGAAGGTGGGGATCGTGGCCCTGGCGCGCAAGCTGTTGGTGGCGTTCTGGAAGTACCTGGAGTTCGGCGAGGCGCCGGAGGGGGCGGAGATGGTGCCCTGGAGGAAGAAGCTCAACGGCCGGCTGCCGGCGGGTACGGGCTGA